The following coding sequences are from one Fibrobacter sp. UWH6 window:
- the ispH gene encoding 4-hydroxy-3-methylbut-2-enyl diphosphate reductase, with the protein MKKVILATPRGFCAGVDRAIHVVEKAIEKFGTPIYVRHEIVHNKFVVDTLKSKGVVFVDELDEVPAGSVVIFSAHGVAEEIYADAEKRELQVLDATCPLVLKVHLSAKRHFSAGRHIIMIGHAGHAEVIGTLGQLPEGAITLVRNEADVATVDVPENKELAYITQTTLSVAETREIIKALKTRFPEIIGPDAGDLCYATGNRQAAVLDLCQKVDMLLVVGAKNSSNSSRLMELGLEQGIKSHLIASVNDLELEWFDGVESVGISSGASAPEVLVQEVVDWIKEKFSGVEIENFVKLVESTKFNLPKALQD; encoded by the coding sequence ATGAAAAAAGTGATTCTCGCAACTCCCAGAGGCTTCTGCGCCGGCGTTGACCGCGCCATCCATGTGGTGGAAAAGGCTATTGAAAAATTTGGTACGCCTATCTATGTGCGTCACGAAATCGTGCACAACAAGTTCGTGGTGGATACCCTCAAGTCCAAGGGTGTTGTTTTTGTAGATGAGCTGGATGAAGTGCCGGCAGGTTCCGTGGTGATCTTTTCTGCCCATGGTGTTGCCGAAGAAATTTACGCCGATGCCGAAAAGCGTGAACTTCAGGTGCTGGATGCCACGTGCCCTCTGGTTCTCAAGGTCCACCTGAGTGCCAAGCGTCATTTCTCTGCAGGCCGTCATATTATCATGATCGGTCATGCGGGTCATGCCGAAGTGATCGGTACTTTGGGGCAGCTGCCGGAAGGTGCCATTACGCTGGTCCGTAACGAGGCTGACGTGGCGACGGTGGATGTTCCCGAAAATAAGGAATTGGCCTACATTACCCAGACGACCCTGTCTGTTGCCGAAACCCGCGAAATTATCAAGGCCCTCAAGACCCGTTTCCCGGAAATTATCGGCCCGGACGCTGGTGACCTCTGCTATGCGACCGGCAATCGTCAGGCCGCTGTGCTTGACCTGTGCCAGAAAGTAGATATGCTTTTGGTGGTTGGCGCCAAGAATTCCTCCAATTCTAGCCGTCTGATGGAACTGGGTTTGGAACAGGGAATCAAGAGCCATCTGATTGCCTCTGTAAACGACCTGGAGCTGGAATGGTTCGATGGCGTTGAATCCGTGGGTATTTCCAGCGGTGCCAGCGCTCCCGAAGTGCTGGTTCAGGAAGTGGTGGACTGGATTAAGGAAAAATTTAGTGGCGTCGAAATCGAGAATTTCGTGAAATTGGTGGAATCTACCAAATTCAACTTGCCTAAGGCGCTACAAGATTAA
- the rpmB gene encoding 50S ribosomal protein L28 has translation MSRICEVTGKAGLVGNMVSHSNRKKLMKQLPNLQTKRFYIAEEDRWVSLRVSNAGLRTINKRGILAVARELGI, from the coding sequence ATGAGCCGCATTTGTGAAGTTACCGGCAAAGCCGGTCTCGTGGGCAACATGGTTTCCCACTCTAACCGCAAGAAGTTGATGAAGCAGCTGCCGAACCTTCAGACCAAGCGTTTCTACATTGCTGAAGAAGACCGCTGGGTTTCTCTCCGCGTTTCCAACGCTGGTCTCCGCACTATCAATAAGCGCGGTATCCTGGCTGTTGCTCGCGAACTCGGCATCTAA
- a CDS encoding DNA alkylation repair protein, translating to MLRFTQDILLALRAISNEEEAHEMSKKAREQFDFLGIRLVPRREVTYPLFDKNPPKDGDELVARVEDMWTQPYREIQYAACDYLFRHRGLLGGQHLSFLKKLIKTRAWRDTVDTLAACVLGDLALRLPALRTKIASWIRDPNVWVRRSAIIFQIQYKDRTDWPLLRKFCLTCAKDDDYYIRNGIGRALSEYARINPQEVRRFVQDNTFAEQTTQEILRMI from the coding sequence ATGCTTCGTTTTACACAAGATATCTTACTTGCTCTCCGCGCTATCTCTAATGAAGAAGAAGCGCATGAAATGTCTAAGAAGGCTCGCGAACAGTTCGACTTCCTCGGAATTCGTCTGGTTCCCCGCCGTGAAGTGACTTATCCCCTTTTTGACAAGAATCCGCCGAAGGATGGCGATGAACTTGTTGCTAGAGTCGAAGACATGTGGACGCAGCCTTATCGTGAAATTCAGTACGCCGCTTGCGACTACCTGTTCCGTCATCGCGGACTTCTGGGTGGCCAGCATTTGTCGTTCCTGAAGAAGCTGATCAAGACTCGTGCCTGGCGTGATACCGTGGACACCTTGGCCGCATGCGTGCTGGGTGACCTGGCTCTCCGTCTGCCGGCTCTCCGTACCAAAATCGCTTCCTGGATCCGTGATCCCAATGTGTGGGTTCGCCGTAGTGCAATCATTTTCCAGATTCAGTACAAAGACCGCACTGATTGGCCTTTGCTCCGTAAGTTCTGCCTGACCTGCGCTAAGGACGACGACTATTATATCCGTAATGGAATCGGTCGCGCATTGTCTGAATATGCCCGCATCAATCCTCAGGAAGTTCGTCGCTTTGTTCAGGACAATACTTTTGCTGAACAGACCACCCAGGAAATCTTGAGAATGATCTAA
- a CDS encoding 4-alpha-glucanotransferase, whose product MRYGDLSYFQSGVAVPLFSLYSKQSIGIGEYLDLIPFARWAQVCDFNIIQLLPVNDTGAESSPYSARSAFALNPVFINVQAVDGSSEYEEEIHEAKAKFDAEGKIDYYKISTWKRSILRKIFDNRYDYLKKDKVLTRWIDSNSWAKPYCVYATLKAQNGESSWKDWAEYRNPTDKDIEKLWKKFIKDCLFQAWMQCVAEMQFNAAVTEVSNMGLRLKGDIPILINEDSADVWSERRFFSLDDRAGAPPDMFSYSGQNWGFPTYRWDVIEQDNFDWWRRRLAQASKFYHAYRIDHVLGFFRIWSIPQCEVTGIMGRFNPCIPLTLNELQSAGFCQATLEYLRRPNYSIDQLRGFLGDDTDRLAPVCFQPLEGEFDRLVLKPEFSSEKAILSMGEPQEVKDKLLKVYWNRVFIPSGDENTFYPYWYWYNQPVLFTLPENEQQKLREILKRNEDSQNGLWEQNATKLLSVLAKETDMLVCAEDLGAVPSCVPTVLNKLNILSLRIERWARNWNVPYSPYYDMDEYPRLSVCTTSCHDTSSLRGLWKEPDFDRGLYWSHAHLPGSAPQEITPTVARTILTHVFSSNSLFCILPAQDYFALSASLSQVDPEKERVNVPGTVGGANWCYRLPCSVDELLDYASLSSDIRKLVDVRKRRPLWKF is encoded by the coding sequence ATGAGATATGGTGACCTTTCTTATTTCCAGAGCGGCGTGGCCGTTCCCCTCTTCAGCCTTTATAGCAAGCAGAGCATCGGTATCGGCGAATACCTGGATCTGATTCCCTTTGCTCGCTGGGCTCAGGTCTGTGACTTCAACATTATTCAGCTTCTGCCGGTGAACGATACTGGTGCTGAATCCAGCCCCTATAGCGCCCGCAGTGCCTTTGCCCTGAACCCGGTGTTCATCAATGTGCAGGCCGTGGACGGATCCTCTGAATACGAAGAGGAAATTCATGAGGCCAAGGCCAAGTTCGATGCTGAAGGTAAGATTGACTACTACAAGATTTCTACCTGGAAGCGTTCCATCCTCAGAAAGATTTTTGACAATCGTTACGATTACCTGAAGAAGGACAAGGTTCTGACTCGCTGGATTGATTCCAACAGCTGGGCTAAGCCTTACTGCGTGTATGCTACCCTGAAGGCCCAGAATGGCGAATCCAGCTGGAAGGATTGGGCGGAATATCGCAATCCTACCGATAAGGATATTGAAAAGCTTTGGAAGAAGTTCATTAAGGACTGCCTGTTCCAGGCCTGGATGCAGTGTGTCGCCGAAATGCAGTTTAACGCTGCCGTTACCGAAGTTTCCAATATGGGTCTTCGCCTGAAGGGCGACATTCCTATCTTGATTAACGAAGACAGTGCAGACGTCTGGTCTGAACGCCGTTTCTTCTCACTGGATGATCGTGCCGGTGCTCCTCCTGACATGTTCAGCTACAGTGGCCAGAACTGGGGATTCCCCACTTACCGTTGGGACGTAATCGAACAGGATAACTTTGACTGGTGGCGTCGTCGTCTGGCCCAGGCTAGCAAGTTCTATCATGCCTACCGCATCGACCACGTTCTGGGCTTCTTCCGTATTTGGTCTATTCCCCAGTGCGAAGTGACTGGCATCATGGGTCGTTTCAACCCCTGTATCCCGCTGACCTTGAACGAACTTCAGAGTGCCGGTTTCTGCCAGGCTACGCTGGAATACCTGCGCCGTCCTAACTACTCCATTGACCAGCTTCGCGGTTTCCTGGGCGATGATACGGATCGCCTTGCTCCGGTCTGCTTCCAGCCGTTGGAAGGGGAATTCGACCGTCTGGTGCTGAAGCCGGAATTCTCTTCCGAAAAGGCAATCCTTTCTATGGGTGAACCTCAGGAAGTGAAGGACAAACTGTTGAAGGTTTACTGGAATAGAGTATTCATTCCCTCTGGCGACGAGAATACCTTCTACCCCTACTGGTACTGGTACAATCAGCCGGTTTTGTTTACCTTGCCCGAAAACGAACAGCAGAAGCTTCGCGAAATTCTTAAGCGCAACGAAGATTCCCAGAACGGCTTGTGGGAACAGAATGCTACCAAGCTGCTCTCTGTGCTTGCCAAGGAAACCGACATGCTGGTCTGCGCCGAAGACCTTGGTGCAGTCCCGTCTTGCGTGCCGACGGTTTTGAACAAGTTAAATATCCTTTCTCTGCGTATCGAACGCTGGGCCCGTAATTGGAATGTGCCTTATTCTCCCTACTACGATATGGATGAATATCCCCGCCTTTCCGTTTGCACCACCAGCTGCCACGATACCTCCAGCCTTCGCGGCCTGTGGAAGGAGCCGGATTTCGACCGCGGTCTTTACTGGTCTCATGCTCATTTGCCGGGCAGCGCGCCCCAGGAAATTACTCCTACGGTCGCACGTACCATTCTGACCCATGTGTTCAGCTCCAATAGCTTGTTCTGCATTCTCCCTGCTCAGGATTACTTCGCCCTTTCTGCAAGCCTTTCTCAGGTGGATCCTGAAAAGGAACGCGTCAATGTGCCGGGTACCGTGGGTGGTGCAAACTGGTGCTATCGTCTGCCTTGCTCTGTAGACGAATTGTTGGATTACGCATCCCTCAGTTCCGACATCCGCAAGCTGGTAGATGTACGTAAGCGCAGACCCTTGTGGAAGTTCTAA
- a CDS encoding PolC-type DNA polymerase III encodes MPPKFVAFDLETTGLNNQKDEIIEIGAVKFTVTVEKGRVVPKLEKEFETFVKPNMLIPAEASNVNHIYDKDVQDAPAVGEAIKKFTAFCGQSSILIAHNANFDASFLRVAYQKNPQIIPGNPIVDSLAISKAILPESPSHKLGILAAGFQRRDEINMKIESDKMHRAVYDCLMLMEVFVALLRRRFKEKDWEMATILKNIEKYKGVPQFLNK; translated from the coding sequence ATGCCGCCTAAATTTGTTGCGTTTGACTTGGAAACAACTGGCCTTAACAACCAGAAAGATGAAATTATCGAAATCGGTGCCGTAAAGTTCACGGTCACGGTAGAAAAGGGACGCGTCGTCCCCAAGCTGGAAAAGGAATTCGAGACTTTCGTCAAGCCCAATATGCTGATTCCCGCCGAAGCCTCCAACGTGAACCACATTTACGACAAGGACGTCCAGGACGCCCCGGCCGTTGGCGAAGCCATCAAGAAGTTCACCGCCTTCTGCGGACAGTCTTCCATCCTTATCGCCCATAACGCAAACTTCGACGCCAGTTTCCTCCGCGTGGCTTACCAGAAGAACCCCCAGATTATTCCGGGCAACCCCATCGTCGATAGCTTGGCCATCTCCAAGGCAATCCTCCCCGAAAGCCCCTCCCACAAGTTGGGCATTCTGGCCGCCGGTTTCCAGCGCCGCGACGAAATCAACATGAAGATCGAATCCGACAAGATGCACCGCGCCGTTTACGACTGCCTGATGCTCATGGAAGTCTTCGTGGCCCTGCTCCGCCGCCGTTTCAAGGAAAAGGACTGGGAAATGGCCACCATCCTGAAGAACATCGAAAAGTACAAGGGCGTACCCCAGTTCCTGAACAAGTAG
- a CDS encoding glycoside hydrolase family 13 protein: MKDFAPAWVKDSIFYQIFPDRFCRSERYKAAGKFVDWNARPTRENMFGGNLAGIEDRLKYIADMGFNAIYLCPIFKSNSNHRYHTVDYFEIDPVLGTLKDFDRLVAKAHKLGLRVILDGVFNHCSRGFFQFNSLLELGRNSPYVDWFHIKKWPLKAYSKKANYECWWNFPALPKFNTDNPEVREYLMSVGEFWMKRGIDGWRLDVPNEINDDSFWQEFRRRIKAINPEAYIVGEIWDEPSRWLMGDQFDGVMNYMFRKAVLAYLFDENPISTEEFCRRLEEAFPKTRWYGSDEGETPAGDIPMNLLGSHDTIRLQSLPCSDGARVRLALTLLFFMPGAPCIYYGEELGLKGGKDPDNRRTIPWDSLESLRKHPAYPYIKELIELRKSNVALRKGDFSIKIGENAFEIRRFYEENGKKNVLELKVYGAQDGSSPSFAIFAPN, encoded by the coding sequence ATGAAAGATTTTGCTCCCGCTTGGGTGAAAGATTCGATATTTTACCAGATTTTCCCGGATCGATTCTGTCGTTCCGAACGCTACAAGGCTGCCGGCAAGTTCGTAGATTGGAACGCCAGGCCTACCCGCGAAAATATGTTCGGTGGCAATCTGGCCGGTATTGAAGACCGCCTGAAGTATATCGCCGACATGGGCTTCAATGCGATTTACCTTTGTCCCATATTCAAGAGCAATTCGAATCATCGTTACCATACGGTGGATTATTTTGAAATTGATCCGGTGCTCGGGACTCTTAAGGATTTCGACCGTCTTGTCGCCAAGGCCCACAAGCTAGGACTTCGTGTAATTCTGGATGGCGTGTTCAATCACTGTTCCCGCGGTTTTTTCCAGTTTAACAGTCTGCTGGAATTGGGGCGCAATTCCCCTTATGTGGACTGGTTCCATATAAAGAAATGGCCCCTGAAGGCTTACTCAAAAAAAGCCAATTACGAATGCTGGTGGAATTTTCCGGCCCTGCCGAAGTTCAATACCGACAATCCCGAGGTCCGCGAATACCTGATGAGCGTAGGCGAGTTCTGGATGAAACGAGGAATCGACGGGTGGCGCCTGGATGTGCCTAACGAAATCAATGACGACAGTTTCTGGCAGGAATTCCGTCGCCGCATCAAGGCAATCAATCCCGAGGCCTATATCGTAGGCGAAATCTGGGATGAGCCTTCCCGCTGGCTGATGGGCGACCAGTTTGACGGCGTCATGAACTATATGTTCCGTAAGGCGGTGCTGGCTTACCTCTTTGACGAAAATCCCATCAGTACCGAGGAGTTCTGCCGACGTCTGGAAGAGGCCTTCCCCAAAACCCGATGGTACGGGAGCGATGAGGGGGAGACTCCTGCCGGCGACATTCCCATGAACTTGCTGGGGAGTCACGATACGATCCGTTTGCAGTCCCTGCCTTGTTCCGACGGGGCACGGGTGCGCTTGGCCCTGACCCTGCTATTCTTTATGCCGGGAGCCCCCTGTATATATTATGGTGAGGAATTGGGTCTTAAGGGCGGTAAGGACCCCGACAATAGGCGGACCATCCCCTGGGATTCCCTTGAAAGTTTGCGGAAACATCCTGCTTACCCATATATAAAAGAGCTGATCGAACTCCGAAAATCGAACGTTGCCCTCAGAAAAGGCGATTTTTCTATAAAAATAGGGGAAAATGCATTCGAGATCCGCAGATTTTATGAAGAAAATGGGAAAAAGAACGTTTTGGAGCTGAAAGTCTACGGAGCCCAGGACGGTTCTTCCCCGAGTTTTGCTATCTTTGCGCCCAACTAA
- a CDS encoding isoprenylcysteine carboxylmethyltransferase family protein, giving the protein MKILYAYRGWILGAMAGTMLALPGMPISDDWFDMLPLPTLCLIAFVLLRVQARRIIGEHTRGFSHDADRLVTEGVYSRIRHPLYLSNAGVGYAFVVLHFGFALVALAFVVALFAFEYLLSRMEDRYLENRFGEEWRTWAAETPAFFPRLSGSGVGPSVGGQPATAREGSATGSAERSAKSPARRSFAAAFKADTSTWLWLLVMIAVVVGRKFLG; this is encoded by the coding sequence ATGAAAATTCTTTATGCCTATCGCGGCTGGATTCTTGGGGCCATGGCGGGAACCATGCTGGCCTTGCCGGGAATGCCCATATCGGACGATTGGTTTGATATGTTGCCGCTGCCAACCCTTTGCTTGATTGCCTTCGTGCTCTTGCGTGTGCAGGCCCGCCGCATCATCGGGGAACATACCCGCGGATTTTCTCACGATGCGGACCGACTTGTAACGGAAGGCGTGTACTCCCGCATTCGCCACCCGCTGTACTTGTCTAACGCCGGGGTCGGTTACGCTTTCGTGGTGTTGCATTTTGGATTCGCCCTGGTGGCCTTGGCTTTTGTGGTGGCACTTTTTGCTTTTGAATATTTGTTATCGCGGATGGAAGACCGCTACCTGGAAAATCGGTTCGGCGAAGAATGGCGAACCTGGGCCGCAGAGACGCCTGCCTTTTTCCCGCGGTTAAGTGGTTCGGGTGTGGGACCTTCAGTTGGCGGACAGCCTGCGACTGCTCGCGAAGGTTCCGCAACGGGTTCGGCTGAACGTTCCGCGAAGTCCCCTGCCCGTCGTTCTTTTGCGGCGGCCTTTAAGGCGGATACGTCTACGTGGCTCTGGCTGCTGGTGATGATTGCGGTCGTTGTTGGACGCAAGTTCCTGGGGTAG
- a CDS encoding 3-deoxy-D-manno-octulosonic acid transferase yields MKFSLTARIALWFARVCLRLVARGGTCVPALDRKYKLRERLDGPWCESPKNLASPTSGSQYERPKISKRLWLHGASLGECKMLLSVARALKADWPSCDGECPEILLTTQKAEALETLRNKAAGVCRVAMSPADLPDTLERFLKEVNPAALVLGENELWPGYVEAMNRHCKKPAVALVSGRVRKLAPGVSLDDLGFVTLQSDGGNWKLLDWTRDVTAPKSSAGEFAAPKDNPLIDVALVSFHKEELAAFGALVSAAASAGKSVVLAPRRLEEAELFREFLLSQKKIALDWPAVQKGSVTIVNRFGLVPEILRSCGVAVVGGSFVANPGIHDFWEPLREGVKTFVGPFSKGAEEAVSDLVSRGVVARISCAGDVGSDWWNVALDPAVAQACLQEEREKILNSYERLLKFLLATV; encoded by the coding sequence ATGAAGTTTTCCTTGACGGCCCGAATTGCTTTGTGGTTTGCCCGAGTTTGTCTGCGCCTGGTTGCCCGCGGGGGCACCTGTGTTCCTGCGTTAGACCGCAAGTACAAATTGCGGGAGCGGTTGGACGGCCCCTGGTGCGAAAGTCCGAAGAACCTGGCTTCGCCAACGAGCGGCTCGCAGTACGAACGTCCGAAAATTTCAAAACGTCTTTGGCTTCACGGAGCGAGTCTCGGAGAGTGCAAGATGTTGCTTTCGGTGGCTCGGGCCCTGAAGGCGGACTGGCCTTCCTGTGACGGTGAATGCCCTGAGATTTTGCTGACGACTCAAAAGGCGGAGGCACTAGAAACTTTGCGGAATAAGGCTGCAGGTGTTTGTCGTGTCGCCATGTCGCCTGCAGATTTGCCCGATACCCTGGAGCGATTCTTGAAGGAAGTGAATCCAGCGGCTCTTGTGCTTGGCGAAAACGAACTGTGGCCTGGCTATGTGGAGGCGATGAACCGCCATTGCAAAAAGCCGGCGGTGGCTCTTGTTTCTGGGCGGGTCCGTAAGCTGGCGCCCGGTGTGAGCCTCGATGACCTTGGCTTTGTGACTCTGCAATCTGACGGTGGAAACTGGAAATTGCTGGACTGGACCCGCGACGTAACCGCCCCGAAATCGTCTGCTGGTGAATTTGCGGCTCCAAAAGACAATCCCTTAATTGACGTCGCCTTGGTTTCTTTTCATAAGGAAGAACTTGCCGCTTTCGGTGCGCTGGTTTCTGCTGCGGCGTCTGCAGGTAAGTCTGTTGTTCTCGCTCCCCGACGTCTCGAAGAAGCGGAACTTTTCCGCGAATTCCTCCTTTCCCAAAAAAAGATAGCGCTTGATTGGCCTGCGGTCCAGAAAGGTTCCGTCACCATCGTGAACCGATTCGGCCTAGTTCCTGAAATCCTCCGGTCATGTGGGGTGGCCGTGGTGGGCGGCTCGTTCGTGGCGAATCCTGGTATTCATGATTTTTGGGAACCGCTGAGAGAGGGTGTCAAAACTTTTGTAGGTCCGTTTTCAAAAGGCGCGGAAGAGGCTGTTTCTGATTTAGTGTCCCGTGGCGTGGTGGCTCGGATTTCTTGTGCGGGGGATGTGGGCTCGGATTGGTGGAATGTGGCTCTTGACCCCGCAGTTGCTCAGGCCTGTCTTCAAGAGGAACGGGAAAAAATTCTAAATTCTTATGAACGGTTGCTGAAGTTCCTTTTGGCGACCGTATAA
- a CDS encoding ATP-binding cassette domain-containing protein, with the protein MKFLPVALLASGADAAVLWGIRAFMDILSGEGPMPLYGWVGLMLGLTFLRLIFLTLKIRVSESWVFAAGARIMGWFLHRLRLLHPRNFHTSAGNLLVESAYESTLVLQNNGAVLFQGAQAVLQLAVFLPVLLYISWPLTLFLFAVVVPVVGALQRKLHKLGPVEENLLRDRSRFRGDLTLARRLFLQWSSRRERTLLSDELLQQNRHLRNDGLAAGLRKNGLSLVAESVSVVAMVLVLGFCAVLIRCGWMNGSGLVLFCSAVLLSYKPVKECARVLPQFRSAVSALKILEEFEKAEIRSSDFGGRGAGSANGYSPDGLFVKNGSFKYAGSERPVFAGLNLEWSRSKPVLVRGKNGIGKSTLLRLLAGLESWDAEGAADGICSSLPVAANAVFFVAQDLELPPRRLLRGILESLKQGAAGSVGGAAAEGSSATAAGCGFSVAGCRELFAFAENFGILPLVEKQGLSGGERSRVALLWALVSDCDTVLLDEPFASIALADREPLLAAFLQAAAALDKWVVIVSHDVLSPEMEGRFSIVNFDGAGER; encoded by the coding sequence TTGAAGTTTTTGCCGGTGGCCTTGCTTGCCAGCGGTGCCGACGCTGCCGTCCTCTGGGGGATCCGTGCCTTTATGGATATCCTCTCGGGGGAGGGCCCCATGCCCCTTTATGGATGGGTGGGCCTGATGTTGGGTCTGACTTTTTTACGCCTGATATTCCTGACCTTGAAAATCCGAGTTTCCGAGAGCTGGGTTTTTGCGGCGGGCGCTCGTATCATGGGCTGGTTCCTTCACCGTTTGCGCTTGCTCCATCCGCGGAATTTCCATACCTCTGCCGGAAACCTCTTGGTGGAATCCGCTTATGAGTCGACGCTGGTTCTTCAGAATAATGGGGCGGTTCTTTTTCAGGGGGCTCAGGCGGTGTTGCAGCTGGCGGTGTTCTTGCCGGTGTTGCTGTACATTTCCTGGCCGCTGACCTTGTTCCTTTTCGCGGTGGTGGTTCCGGTGGTGGGCGCCCTTCAGCGGAAACTTCATAAGCTTGGGCCTGTGGAGGAAAATCTGCTTCGCGACCGTTCGCGGTTCCGGGGCGACCTGACTCTTGCCCGCCGCCTCTTTTTGCAGTGGAGTTCCCGCCGGGAGCGTACGCTTTTGTCTGACGAACTTTTGCAGCAGAACCGCCATTTGCGAAATGACGGACTGGCTGCGGGCCTGCGGAAAAATGGACTTTCGCTGGTGGCGGAATCGGTGTCGGTGGTGGCCATGGTCCTGGTCCTGGGTTTTTGCGCGGTGCTGATTCGCTGCGGGTGGATGAATGGCTCCGGTTTGGTGCTGTTCTGCTCGGCGGTCTTGCTCAGTTACAAGCCTGTAAAGGAATGCGCCCGGGTGCTGCCCCAATTCCGGTCTGCGGTAAGCGCCTTGAAAATCCTGGAAGAATTTGAAAAGGCCGAAATCAGGAGTTCTGATTTTGGTGGACGTGGGGCGGGTTCCGCAAATGGTTATAGCCCTGACGGGCTGTTCGTGAAGAATGGTTCGTTTAAGTACGCTGGTTCGGAACGTCCGGTTTTTGCGGGCTTGAATCTGGAATGGTCCCGTTCGAAGCCGGTTCTTGTCCGTGGAAAAAATGGGATAGGGAAGTCGACGCTCTTGCGGTTGCTTGCGGGCCTGGAAAGCTGGGATGCTGAAGGTGCCGCAGACGGGATTTGTTCGTCGTTGCCGGTTGCCGCAAATGCCGTATTTTTTGTGGCTCAGGATTTGGAGTTGCCTCCCCGACGCTTGCTCCGCGGAATTTTGGAAAGTTTGAAGCAGGGGGCCGCGGGCTCTGTTGGGGGCGCCGCTGCGGAAGGTTCGTCTGCAACCGCTGCGGGTTGTGGGTTTAGCGTTGCGGGCTGCCGCGAACTTTTCGCTTTCGCGGAAAATTTCGGGATCCTTCCGCTGGTAGAAAAGCAGGGGCTTTCAGGCGGCGAGCGTTCCCGCGTGGCCTTGCTGTGGGCTCTCGTTTCGGACTGCGATACGGTCCTTCTGGATGAACCTTTTGCGTCCATCGCCTTGGCGGATCGGGAGCCGTTGTTGGCTGCGTTCCTGCAGGCGGCTGCCGCTCTTGACAAGTGGGTGGTGATCGTAAGTCACGACGTACTTTCTCCCGAAATGGAAGGCCGCTTCAGTATCGTGAACTTTGATGGCGCGGGGGAACGATGA
- a CDS encoding lysophospholipid acyltransferase family protein has translation MNKATLKVRAASWLAALWIRSLRIRLRTPADFGPGVLGLWHQDLLASTAAFKDRGVHVLVSQSDDGAFFAETARRLGYKVTRGSDTRGATNVRHLLDSMKQGGFTGMALDGPKGPAHKVKSGSIWLSKVSGTPLWHIQPHYGAHFMLKTWDNFILPLPLSSIDIEIKYLCTEKNPTK, from the coding sequence ATGAACAAAGCCACCCTGAAAGTCCGCGCCGCGTCATGGCTAGCCGCCCTGTGGATCCGCAGCCTCCGCATCCGTCTGCGAACCCCAGCAGATTTCGGCCCTGGCGTTCTGGGACTCTGGCACCAGGATTTGCTCGCCAGCACCGCCGCTTTCAAGGATCGGGGCGTTCACGTCTTGGTCTCCCAATCCGACGACGGGGCTTTCTTCGCCGAAACCGCACGACGTCTCGGCTACAAAGTCACCCGAGGCTCCGACACCCGAGGCGCCACCAACGTGCGGCACCTATTGGATTCCATGAAACAGGGCGGCTTCACCGGCATGGCATTGGACGGCCCCAAAGGCCCCGCCCACAAGGTCAAGTCCGGCTCCATCTGGCTCTCTAAGGTTAGCGGCACCCCTCTTTGGCATATTCAACCCCATTACGGGGCTCATTTTATGTTAAAAACATGGGATAATTTCATCCTCCCGCTGCCGTTGTCATCAATTGACATCGAAATTAAGTATCTTTGTACCGAAAAAAATCCGACCAAGTAA